Part of the Garra rufa chromosome 8, GarRuf1.0, whole genome shotgun sequence genome, GAAGAAGAACCTTGTCGTAACCGGAACAGCGGATATGGTGAGAGTTTCTGGGGTTGTACTAAAGACTTCAGAGAAATGACTGGTAAATTGTTCAAATGACTGAATTTTGGGGTTGCCGGTATTCCATATAGCTTTAGCCCACTAAAGAGCTTTACCGGTGAGTAGAGATATGAAAAAGGCTATTGGTGTGAGTGCCGCCTTGAAACCGTTGATGAGTTCGGCGAGTGGGTCTGGTGCGGATGCTTCTTCGTTGTTCATAATGTTGTGgatctggtcttctgtcacaatatatatggaggcagagacggaggtaagtataaaacaGCAACGGTAAGTTTATTGACAGAATGGTAAGTAGTATGTAGCAGGTTTTGAGTTGAGTATTCTTAAGTTCACATGCACAGGTAAGCAGATCCTACGGAATCGATGGAGAAACACAGAGTTGAAAGCAGTCATGGAGATCAGCGATAGCGAAGGTTGTGATCTGTAGACCAGATGCTAGCTGAATGAACAGTCCAGGTATTTATAGTGGTGTGGTAAGTGCAATCAGGTGATATCAATAGTCAGGTGattgtgaacgtgtgtgtgtgtgtgtgtgtcttcagagGGCGTGGTCTGTGTGTCCGGCTGTGGTAGAATACGCAGGTATACCTACTTCTTAATCAGGCTGCTTTGCGTATAccctttttaaatcccctctgatgcgcattattctgtagtgtcctgcattagccaaaatcatggcagtccaccacatccagtcatgtgtgaataaatgtaaatattcgttAAAAACATCCAGTAAAGACagcgatgatgcagtcaggaccgtggtgccggcttgctttgaaatgtatttgataacTGAGCCTAATGCTCCTGCGCCCGCACACCAGTCATttgaatcagtacataataatgaaaacagtaccttgaaattttttaaaaacaatgagcccctgtaaacatttcagtccaaggatccagtgaacgaatgcgttcaaatagaaagttcaaaacaaaattcacaaatgaagcgtatacccacttctccagTTACCACTACACTGATTTGCATTTTGCTGGGCATGTGATAATGCATTGTTTGTTTTccttacggccatatgtgtacatgtaaATTAACGGCGCGTACACCgaacatttgtactttttgcaacatgaaaacatttttgaCATCCTGGAATGGAGTGGGCAAGACGGACAGTAGATTATCGGAGGCAGTGTGAACAGGAGCGCTGTAAGGCACAGTCAGGATGATTCAAAGGACCCGGCGATGAAGGGAAGTCTCAGAGCAATCAcgatttctgactttatataaatgctttaatgtgagttttttttatatttaggtttAATTGTTATATGTATGTGTTTTCTGAAGCGAAACCAAGAAATGCAATCGGAATTGTAGTGTGTAACACAATTGTTCTGCGCTGGAATACCTGTTCACAGGTGCCAGAAGATGATCGACTACAAATCTACAAGATTTGTTCAGTTTATacagtaaatgtttgactttaTAAAGTAAAATGCAGACACTACTATTTTTGAacagttaaatatttatttttcttcattttcaataaagtaataaaaaatttgatacatttttctttatgGTTTGATTTATAATAGAATTTGCATGACTTTTTCTAAACTGTCtgctccaccatggcctcctgaactgtccgCTCTGCCATGGATCACCGAGTTCTCCAGTCTGCCATGGCTTTCCGAACTTCCTGATCAacaatggctccctgaactgtctGTACAGCTATTGCCCCTcgagctccctgatccaccatggctctCCAAGCTCTTTGATTCGCCCTGGAGGCTTCTACGTCTCCCTCAGTTACCAGCCTCCAGGGGGCCAATCCCCCTCCCTGGTTGATTGTTATGGCGCGAGACGCACCTTCCAGGAGGGGGGAGTTATGTCACAATTATAGACAGATTTTGCCTTGATTTTCCCGTCTTTGTTTCTGTTTGGTTCAAGATTCCTTGTTTAGTCATGTTTAGTTAATTGTTTCCTGCTGCACCTGAATTTCATATAAGTTCTGCTTGACCCTTCCTTTTTGACCGGTGTTGGATGTATGTTCCCCTCCTTACTTGTCTGGATTACCctttgtggattttattaaaaaaaaaaaactattgtttaATTCTCATCTCATTGCATACACACAGTCGGGACACTATCAAGGTAAAAGTGATATAAGGCTAAAAAAGGCTTAAAGTGCTGTGTGTGACTTTGGAAGTGCAAAGAGTGAAGGGTTTTCCCCACTTTGTGAACAGTGTACAGTTAAAAATGACCGACCAGTGTAATTTGGCAACAGAAAAAATGCTGTGCAAATGAGAATTCCATGAAGTGTTTAAAGTATGTGTTAAAAGTTATGAGTTGTCAAATGTAGCTTGGCTGGTAGGtaacagaaaataaatataatgggTTGATGAGAAGCTATTTGTGCATTAATAGAGGTGAATGAAAATGTGTTACTGCTGAATACATCtatttaataatacaaaaaatactatctttaatatataattaacaaGAGAATGAATGAAGGCCCACTGCTTATGATTGTTTATTGTAGCAAATATATATGAATGTAAACAGTACGTATATCTACTGTATATACAGGCTACTGAAAGCACAACAAAGAATGAACTGCAGATTTAAAAAAGACCTGCACAAAACTAGAATAATATTTCCATGCTTCTCCTGATTAAGTCCATAAACATATTACAACATTAAATTGAGATTAACCAAACAATAcactaaaataaacttaaaatcaaTGGGAACAAGTGATTTTGTTCAGTTTATTGTTGCTTTTCCCAGGAAGGtaaaagttttattaatattttgattaaaataaatcaaCACATGGAATTCAGTGACAAAACTTTTCATAATCACAATTTGAGGGAATCTACTGTAATCACTCAATATTTGAAACTGCAATAAAGCAAATGGTCTGGTATGGCCTCCGAAGTGCAAAAACAAAAAGGTGAAGGATGCATGAAGGTGATCAGATGTAGCCCACATTCATCTCCAGTGTGAACAGCCTTGATTTCACACAGCTTTTTTCTCAGTTCACTCTTGAACAAAGAACACAGAGTCTTACATTTGCATGATTGTTCTGTAAATGTgatgaaaaacaatgttttagtaCTTTGACTACAATTTAATGTATTTCAAAATGAGTGTGTGAATGATTGTAGAAATTGCTcctttttctaaacctcttcttgcattgaagaaaatgtgagtttgTTTCCAGAATGAGTTTGCGAATGACGTTTAATGCTGCTTagacatgtgaaactcttctcacactgaagacacttgtatggtttctctccagtgtgaactctcatgtgaatcttaaggtttactttagcattgaaactctttccacactgttcacagatgtaaggtttctctccagtgtgaatgctcaagtgaacccTGAGGTTTCCTTCTCTTGAacaactctttccacagtgatgacacatgaaaggcttttctcccatGTGAGTTACTACATGAGTCTTAAGATGTTCCCTCTCAGTGAAACTCTTTTTGCACTGATGACATTTAAAACTCTTCTTTCTTGAGTGAATCCTCGTGTGATTAATAAGGTTTGCGCAGTgcctgaaactcttcccacattgatcacatttaaatggactctctccagtgtgacttcTTATGTGAGCCTTGAGGTTTCCTTTatacgtgaaactctttccacactgagggcagatgaagggcttctctccagtgtgaattctcatgtggacggTAAGTGtacttttctgtgtaaaactctttccacactgaggacatacGAACGCCTTTGTTTCGGTGTGAATTTTAATGTGAGCCTCAAGAACAGAATTTCGTGTGAAACTTTTGCCACagagtttgcagatgaaaggtcgctctccagtatgaattctcatgtggatattAAGTTGACTTTtcagagtaaaactctttccacattgatcacattggAATGGATTCTCTCCAGTGTGATATTTTAGGTGAGTCTTAAGTTTTCTATtacatgtgaaactcttcccacactgttggcagatgcaaggcttctctccagtgtgaactctcatgtggacaataaggttttttttctgcgtaaatctcttttcacactgagggcagtcaaaaggcttctctccggtgtgagttttcatgtggacatcaaggtattttttctttgtaaaactctttccacactgagggcatgttaccggcttcttttcaatgtgaactttcatatgagtcttaagatctccatttcgtgaaaaactcttcccacactgttggcagctgtaaggtctcttAAGGTTAGAATTTAGATTTGtagtttgtgtttttatttttttttctggtgaGGAAGTCTTTTTgttctgtgagcaactaattgatttttcttcagttttgaaatcatgtttctcattttgatctttctcttctgtttcattgagttcttgactctcctctttcagtgccatcaggtctgaggtcaaataagaaaaatgtaagttaacagcagtttaatggcacaaagcaacatcaaaacacttagactagtgctgtcaattaattaaaaactaactatttgacaataaacaATTCCATATTAAATCTCCAAATTAATgtgaaacaacataaagattgtacatttaaaatatgtggcttattggcatcttttCACCAAGtagtagggttgtgacgatgaggaaatttccccaccggttaatcggcatgtgacaacaccggtaataccggtatcaccgtgggggtgggagtttgcttttttcctctttttttttctgctttgaAATAGCATAAAAATGCTTGcctattatactttcactttcagttttgcgggaattggcaatccggcgtcaattgttttaatggacgacaacgaaactacaaaaaaaaaaaaaaaaaaaaatgcttttgcattgctttttaacactaaatcgtccgccattctctttctgtaaattcaactcctctCGTTGTGGTGTTTTATTTCGGGattttcgggaggagctcgcacagataattaacacggccattTCACCATCAGCAATTACGCTccctatccaagcactacaagagaatccctttaagcagtcttaccttcaccatctcttgttttcagcatccctccaACCCCCAccccccgtctcctcaccttcagctcGGGGGAGCGCTTATTGGGTTCGGGCTGaatgccgagctcggagccctctcccgaaaagcacgccaaacacgcctaacttttacgctgtttattatatttaagcgcgaactcgtgaactCCTCAcctgataaatgaaatatgatgcattgtagctatgttcagtttttaattatagcgcatgctctcgtcttaagtaaattatttagaatgatattttcaattcaattcaattcaaatcaatgtttaataaaaaaaaaaaaaaaaacgaatatttaaaaaaaaaaaatgtggagaCGGTGTCaaggtggaaaagtgatgtcaccggtgttgcgtcttaaaaccggtaacaccgtcaacaccgtctatcgtggcaagcctaccaAGTAGCCTATTGTTAATGGAGACCAGTCTCATTGAGACAAATACTGCTACTGATCTGTCTCTATTAAACgcatttccttccaattttaGCCAGTAATTATTGCCATAATTAAAAACGTTATTTGTAacatatatattgttgtgcttttgtcacaactaccatataattattaaaaaaaacaccagctcctttaaaaaaaaaaaaaacataatctgccatgtttatcttcacgctgcagaatttaaaagcagcattcaagtaagaaatattttgtaatcaaACCCACAAAAGTAACTCAGTACATGTAACATCATTATGTATAATACAAAATATGAGTAACTATTCAATTAACCTGCACTGCTAGTCAGGACTCCCAGGAGGAAATCAGAAAGCCAAGCATTAtggaaatacaaatacaaaatcatGTAACATCATAGTCCAATTAAATTGCAACTAAACTTGTCTCTCCGATCGGCTTTAAGACACAATTTAATCTTGAAAAAGCGTCTTGAAGTAAGCCACACTGTTCTTGTTGTTAATTTACAACATATAGTTTGTTTAAACAACTCTTAAAGAAGAAGAGTGCTGTTTTCCTGAATATTAGCACGATTGCAAATGTGATGCTGACTTTATTCAATTCAAAAGACTGAGACTTCTTGAGAAAAAGTGGCATAACAGGTCCTCTTTAACTCCCATCACAGCACAGATATTGAGCTTATTAAAGTTGCATTTTGTATTCTAGTGCTATTAGATTTCTCAGAAACCAAAACTTTtccttaaagcaacactaagtaacttttccctcaacgctccctctacaggttggaagtggaattgtccattaccgctgtcgtaaactACTAAGCCTACCGttgcgtcacatgcacgttatttgtttggaggctatccaggaccggctttggaaattacgatgtccagtgacaaggcagagtgtgttgtatgactttataaaagtatgaaaagcttttgtgaagcctgccgtgaagcaagtcgcatttgtagtctcatttgaactacaaaaccgcgacccgtcgacccaaacttacatagtgctgttatggccgatagagggtcgcaaagcgaatacgaaggtgccgtttcaccctgttatgagttgatgaaccactgacacgagttcgaaAACATTATTTCaaggtaaaaacaactctttGGTGTTGACAATTCCAcctccaacctgtagagggagcttTGAGGGAAAAGTagcttagtgttgctttaaagagCTTGAAAATGATGTTGGCATTTGTGGGATAGTTAACACCGTTTAGTTCGTGTCCATCTGACCACTGACACTCAGTATTCACTCCTCCGCTTTTCTTGTTGCATATGATTCCCTTGAAAGAATCACATTGTAACTATAGCTGATCATACTCTATAGTTCTTCACACCCTGACAAGACTACACAACTATATTTACAAACTTAAGAAGCAAAAAGAACAATGACCAAAAACCTCCACCCATCTAGATCATGATTGAGGAATGTACAGTTATTTTTCCACAATTAATCTTTGTGTTACAAGTCCAACCATTAGGCCACTACTTACATTAAGACAGCCATACACAGTGCGAATTCAGACGGTCAGAAGACCATATGGCCACGCACACGTCATGAGTGACGGACGCAGTGGTACACGGCAAGATTTTAAAACCTGACGATTTCCGAGGAAATCACATTCCAGAAGTTCCGCGCCAAAAACATGGACTCTGAGGAGGAGATCGTTTTCTTCATGGCAGCAATGGCTTGAGAAAAAACTACAGCTAGCGATAACTGTAGCAAACAATAGGTGACAGCTGTAAAATGTCATGACCCTGTCGTGATAAATGCTGCTCGATACATCATACAGCGCTCGCTGTTAGTGCCAGAGTTCAGCAAGTTTATCCTCTTTCTCCATAGTCC contains:
- the LOC141340249 gene encoding uncharacterized protein, whose translation is MTAEERLWRMWQGGQRLERYLADFIELYHQRPYSCQQCGKSFSRNGDLKTHMKVHIEKKPVTCPQCGKSFTKKKYLDVHMKTHTGEKPFDCPQCEKRFTQKKNLIVHMRVHTGEKPCICQQCGKSFTCNRKLKTHLKYHTGENPFQCDQCGKSFTLKSQLNIHMRIHTGERPFICKLCGKSFTRNSVLEAHIKIHTETKAFVCPQCGKSFTQKSTLTVHMRIHTGEKPFICPQCGKSFTYKGNLKAHIRSHTGESPFKCDQCGKSFRHCANLINHTRIHSRKKITHMGEKPFMCHHCGKSCSREGNLRVHLSIHTGEKPYICEQCGKSFNAKVNLKIHMRVHTGEKPYKCLQCEKSFTCLSSIKRHSQTHSGNKLTFSSMQEESELRKKLCEIKAVHTGDECASRAITINQGGGLAPWRLVTEGDVEASRANQRAWRAMVDQGARGAIAVQTVQGAIVDQEVRKAMADWRTR